Proteins encoded together in one Miscanthus floridulus cultivar M001 chromosome 16, ASM1932011v1, whole genome shotgun sequence window:
- the LOC136510701 gene encoding uncharacterized protein produces MDRGSGLNILYASTLDRMGIPRSSLYPSKAPFYGIILGKEVVPLRRIHLSITFSQPDNFYKESLTFEVVDFPNIYHALLGQPCFAKFMAIPNYTYMKLKMLGPKGVIIVKGSFE; encoded by the coding sequence atggacaggggtagcggcctcaacatactctatgcaAGTACCCTGGATAGGATGGGCATCCCGCGGAGCAGCCTGTACCCTAGCAAGGCACCATTCTATGGGATCATCCTAGGGAAGGAAGTAGTGCCCCTTAGGCGCATTCATCTCAGCATCACCTTCAGCCAACCAGACAACTTCTACAAGGAGtcgctcacctttgaggtggtcgactTCCCCAACATCTACCATGCTCTTCTAGGCCAACCATGCTTTGCCAAGtttatggccatccccaactacacctatatgAAGCTGAAGATGCTCGGCCCCAAGGGGGTCATCATAGTCAAGGGCAGCTTCGAGTAA